One window of Microcoleus vaginatus PCC 9802 genomic DNA carries:
- a CDS encoding SDR family oxidoreductase has product MKLSEKVAVITGGGSGIGRAAAILMAKEGAKVAVINRTLETGQETVRQLVDEGGCGLAIAADVADSMQMQQAFQTIFDEYQRIDIVLANAGINGVWSPIEEIEPEEWDKTINTNLRGTFLTVKYAVPYLKKQGGSIVITSSINGTRSFKKVGATAYASTKAAQVALAKMLALELAPSQIRVNVICPGAVETSIDESTVKRHLDDIPLEPDSLQDLIPLTNNTPGSSEQIAQLVLFLVSDASSFITGTEVWIDGGGSLI; this is encoded by the coding sequence ATGAAACTTTCAGAAAAAGTTGCCGTTATTACTGGCGGTGGGTCGGGAATTGGTCGTGCAGCAGCAATTTTAATGGCTAAGGAAGGCGCAAAAGTTGCTGTTATCAATCGCACTTTAGAAACCGGGCAAGAAACCGTCCGCCAGTTGGTCGATGAAGGAGGCTGCGGGCTAGCTATTGCAGCAGATGTGGCCGATTCTATGCAAATGCAACAGGCATTTCAAACCATTTTTGATGAATATCAAAGAATTGATATTGTGTTGGCAAATGCAGGTATTAACGGTGTATGGTCGCCCATAGAAGAGATAGAACCCGAAGAGTGGGACAAGACAATTAATACCAACCTCAGAGGAACATTTTTGACTGTTAAGTATGCTGTTCCTTATCTGAAAAAACAAGGAGGTTCCATCGTCATTACATCGTCGATTAATGGCACCAGAAGTTTCAAGAAAGTTGGCGCCACAGCTTACGCTTCCACCAAAGCGGCCCAAGTAGCTTTAGCGAAAATGCTGGCGCTAGAACTTGCTCCCAGCCAAATCAGAGTCAATGTTATATGTCCGGGCGCGGTGGAGACTTCCATTGACGAAAGCACAGTTAAGCGCCATCTTGATGACATTCCACTCGAGCCTGATTCCCTTCAAGACCTGATTCCTTTGACGAATAATACCCCCGGTTCTAGCGAACAAATCGCCCAATTAGTTTTATTTCTGGTATCAGATGCGTCCAGCTTTATCACAGGTACTGAAGTCTGGATTGATGGTGGCGGTTCTTTGATTTAA
- the cofG gene encoding 7,8-didemethyl-8-hydroxy-5-deazariboflavin synthase subunit CofG has translation MSRTVTYSPAYTLVPTYECYNRCTYCNFRAEPLQSPWLTLAQAEKQLKLLQTQGVIEILILSGEVHPHSQRRKAWLQRIYDLCELTLALGFLPHTNVGPLSFEEMAQLKEVNVSMGLMLEQLAPHLLQTVHRHAPSKVPALRLQQLEWAGELKIPFTTGLLLGIGESEADWIETLEAIARIHSRYNHIQEVILQPHSPGNQQSWDGEVFDATKMPEVIAIARSILPSEIRLQIPPNLVAQPDILLACLEAGARDLGGIGPRDEVNPDYPHLQHQTLTEILAASGWQLVKRLPVYPQYDKWLPQTLQSAVKQWRVNRF, from the coding sequence ATGTCCCGCACCGTCACCTACAGCCCTGCTTATACTCTGGTTCCCACTTACGAGTGTTACAATCGCTGCACCTATTGCAATTTTCGAGCAGAACCGCTGCAAAGTCCTTGGTTGACACTCGCACAAGCCGAAAAACAGCTTAAGTTGCTGCAAACTCAAGGTGTAATTGAAATTCTCATCCTCAGCGGCGAGGTACATCCTCACAGTCAACGGCGAAAAGCTTGGTTGCAGCGGATTTACGATTTGTGCGAACTAACACTTGCTCTGGGATTTTTGCCGCATACTAATGTGGGGCCGCTCAGCTTTGAGGAGATGGCACAGTTAAAAGAGGTAAATGTATCGATGGGGCTGATGCTAGAACAGCTTGCCCCACATTTGTTACAAACTGTTCACCGGCACGCACCGAGTAAAGTGCCGGCGCTGCGGCTGCAACAGTTAGAATGGGCTGGGGAATTGAAGATTCCGTTTACAACTGGTTTGCTGCTGGGAATTGGGGAAAGTGAGGCAGATTGGATTGAGACGCTGGAGGCGATCGCCCGGATTCATTCGCGTTACAATCACATTCAAGAAGTTATCCTCCAGCCACACAGTCCGGGAAATCAGCAAAGTTGGGACGGTGAAGTTTTTGATGCTACAAAAATGCCGGAAGTTATTGCGATCGCCCGCAGCATTTTACCATCTGAAATCAGGCTGCAAATTCCCCCCAATTTAGTTGCACAGCCAGACATATTGCTGGCTTGTTTAGAAGCAGGTGCTAGAGATTTAGGAGGAATTGGGCCGCGGGATGAAGTTAATCCCGATTATCCTCACCTGCAACACCAAACTTTAACAGAAATTTTAGCAGCATCGGGATGGCAACTCGTAAAGCGTTTGCCTGTTTATCCTCAGTACGATAAGTGGCTGCCGCAGACATTGCAAAGTGCTGTCAAACAATGGAGAGTCAATCGATTTTAG
- the psbA gene encoding photosystem II q(b) protein has product MTTTLQQRESANVWERFCEWVTSTDNRIYVGWFGVLMIPTLLSATICYIIAFIAAPPVDIDGIREPVAGSLMYGNNIITGAVVPSSNAIGLHFYPIWEAASLDEWLYNGGPYQLVIFHFLIGVFCYMGREWELSYRLGMRPWICVAYSAPVAAATAVFLIYPIGQGSFSDGMPLGISGTFNFMIVFQAEHNILMHPFHMLGVAGVFGGSLFSAMHGSLVTSSLVRETTETESQNYGYKFGQEEETYNIVAAHGYFGRLIFQYASFNNSRSLHFLLGAWPVVGIWFTALGISTMAFNLNGFNFNQSIIDSQGRVINTWADVINRANLGMEVMHERNAHNFPLDLAAGETTPVAMVAPSING; this is encoded by the coding sequence ATGACAACAACCTTACAACAGCGCGAAAGCGCCAATGTCTGGGAGCGCTTCTGCGAGTGGGTCACAAGCACAGACAACCGCATTTATGTAGGTTGGTTCGGCGTCTTGATGATTCCTACCTTGCTCAGCGCCACCATCTGCTACATCATCGCCTTCATCGCTGCCCCTCCAGTGGACATCGACGGCATCCGTGAACCAGTAGCAGGTTCCTTGATGTACGGTAACAACATCATCACAGGTGCAGTTGTTCCTTCATCCAACGCCATCGGCTTACACTTCTACCCAATCTGGGAAGCAGCTTCCCTCGATGAGTGGTTGTACAACGGCGGCCCTTACCAATTGGTAATTTTCCACTTCCTGATCGGTGTATTTTGCTACATGGGTCGCGAATGGGAATTGTCCTACCGCTTAGGTATGCGTCCTTGGATCTGCGTCGCTTACTCTGCACCAGTTGCAGCAGCAACCGCAGTATTCTTGATCTACCCAATTGGACAAGGTTCTTTCTCTGACGGTATGCCCTTGGGTATCTCCGGTACATTCAACTTCATGATCGTGTTCCAAGCCGAGCACAACATCCTGATGCACCCGTTCCACATGTTGGGAGTTGCTGGTGTCTTCGGTGGTAGCTTGTTCTCCGCCATGCACGGTTCTCTCGTTACTTCTTCCTTGGTTCGTGAAACAACCGAAACCGAATCGCAAAACTACGGTTACAAATTCGGTCAAGAAGAAGAAACCTACAACATCGTCGCAGCCCACGGCTACTTCGGTCGTTTGATTTTCCAATACGCTTCATTCAACAACAGCCGTTCTTTGCACTTCTTGTTAGGTGCATGGCCAGTTGTCGGCATCTGGTTTACCGCTTTGGGTATCTCCACGATGGCTTTCAACCTCAACGGTTTCAACTTCAACCAATCGATTATCGACTCGCAAGGTCGTGTCATCAATACTTGGGCTGATGTGATCAACCGCGCTAACTTGGGTATGGAAGTAATGCACGAGCGCAATGCTCACAACTTCCCGCTTGACTTGGCTGCTGGTGAAACAACTCCCGTAGCAATGGTTGCTCCTTCTATCAACGGCTAA
- a CDS encoding transcriptional regulator yields the protein MLIFPDHFSPVSLMKSSQPVPQEVVQQVAEYFSILSEPMRLRILNLLRDGEKCVQELVEATQTSQANVSKHLKLMLQAGILTRRSEGTSAYYKVQDELIFELCNMVCDRLASRIEQQALHFRAFSLTTKH from the coding sequence ATGCTAATATTTCCCGATCACTTCTCTCCGGTGAGTTTGATGAAGTCATCCCAGCCTGTCCCGCAAGAGGTTGTGCAACAAGTTGCTGAGTATTTCAGTATTTTGAGCGAACCCATGCGTTTACGAATTTTGAACTTGCTTCGCGACGGCGAAAAATGCGTGCAAGAATTGGTGGAAGCTACTCAAACGAGTCAAGCCAATGTTTCTAAGCACCTAAAACTCATGCTCCAAGCTGGTATCCTCACTCGCCGGAGTGAAGGAACTTCAGCTTATTATAAGGTGCAAGACGAGTTAATTTTCGAGCTGTGTAATATGGTGTGCGATCGGCTTGCCAGCAGGATCGAACAGCAAGCCCTACACTTTCGGGCATTTAGCCTAACTACGAAGCACTGA
- the accB gene encoding acetyl-CoA carboxylase biotin carboxyl carrier protein, with amino-acid sequence MQLDLNQLCDLLTVLDKTGISELTLKSGDIELTVRKGILASSPSTSAALPAAVATVAPSALGAVASPTLASPPAVDQNLAADMAAPVPVAPVAVPAAVPASVDTKWVPIISPMVGTFYRAAAPDEPPFVNVGDRIKVNQTVCIIEAMKLMNEIDADEVSGQVMEILVQNGEPVEYGQVLMRINPD; translated from the coding sequence GTGCAACTAGACTTAAACCAGCTTTGTGACCTGCTAACTGTATTAGACAAAACTGGCATTTCGGAACTGACTTTAAAAAGTGGGGATATTGAACTGACAGTACGCAAAGGCATTCTGGCAAGTTCACCAAGCACCTCTGCTGCGCTCCCTGCTGCCGTGGCGACTGTCGCTCCGAGCGCGTTGGGCGCGGTTGCTAGCCCCACATTAGCGTCACCTCCTGCTGTTGACCAAAATTTAGCAGCGGATATGGCTGCCCCTGTACCCGTCGCCCCTGTGGCCGTACCTGCTGCCGTACCTGCTTCTGTCGATACGAAATGGGTGCCAATTATCTCGCCGATGGTAGGAACCTTTTATCGCGCTGCTGCTCCCGACGAGCCGCCTTTTGTCAATGTGGGCGATCGCATCAAGGTCAATCAGACAGTTTGTATTATCGAAGCGATGAAGCTGATGAACGAGATCGATGCGGATGAAGTCTCCGGTCAAGTGATGGAAATTTTAGTTCAAAATGGCGAACCTGTCGAATACGGTCAAGTTTTGATGCGAATTAATCCGGATTGA
- the efp gene encoding elongation factor P yields the protein MISSNDFRPGVSIEWNNGVWRVIEFLHVKPGKGSAFVRTKLKNVQTGNVVEQTFRAGETMPQANLEKSVMQHTYKEGDELVFMDMETYEESRLSAKQIGDRVKYLNEGMEVSILRWNDQIMEVELPNSVVLEVIQTDPGVKGDTATGGSKPAILSTGAQIMVPLFISIGERIRIDTREDKYLGRE from the coding sequence ATGATATCCAGTAACGACTTTCGACCAGGTGTTTCAATTGAATGGAATAACGGCGTGTGGCGGGTTATCGAATTCCTCCACGTCAAGCCAGGAAAAGGCTCGGCTTTCGTGCGGACAAAATTAAAAAACGTCCAAACCGGAAACGTAGTAGAACAAACCTTCCGGGCGGGCGAGACAATGCCTCAAGCCAACCTGGAAAAGAGCGTGATGCAACATACCTATAAAGAGGGCGACGAGCTCGTCTTTATGGATATGGAAACTTACGAGGAAAGTCGGCTCAGTGCTAAGCAAATAGGCGATCGTGTCAAGTACCTCAATGAAGGTATGGAAGTCAGCATCCTGCGCTGGAACGACCAAATCATGGAAGTGGAACTGCCCAACTCTGTTGTCTTGGAAGTGATACAAACCGATCCCGGAGTCAAAGGAGATACTGCCACTGGTGGCAGCAAACCCGCCATCCTCTCCACTGGCGCTCAGATTATGGTGCCTCTGTTTATTTCCATTGGAGAACGGATTCGGATTGATACTCGTGAAGACAAGTACCTCGGCCGAGAGTAG